Proteins encoded in a region of the Shewanella polaris genome:
- a CDS encoding CBM9 family sugar-binding protein, producing the protein MKYSLLALGLLLSSPTLFAMDVDYTATPIKIDGVADAAWQQAKWQTMPYLMDGVLPDSTSDFSGKYKLLWDEHYLYLQAEITDDVLLDTHADPTVNYWDDDTLEIFIDSDASGGDHQFNHSAFAYHIGLDNQAADYGPDKQAHLYTSHLKSRWQRSSDAPYNVIWEVAIKLYPNDFKEGQEDKPLLLTPNKMIGFMLAYCDNDGSPVREHFMGSHEITPVNGDKNRGFIDASAFGRMTLKR; encoded by the coding sequence ATGAAATATTCGTTACTCGCTTTGGGATTACTGTTAAGTAGCCCGACACTGTTTGCTATGGATGTTGATTATACTGCGACGCCTATTAAGATTGATGGTGTTGCTGACGCAGCATGGCAGCAGGCTAAGTGGCAGACGATGCCGTATTTAATGGATGGAGTATTGCCTGATTCAACGAGTGATTTCAGCGGTAAATATAAGTTACTGTGGGATGAGCACTATTTGTATCTGCAAGCTGAAATTACCGACGATGTGTTGCTTGATACCCATGCCGACCCAACGGTGAATTATTGGGATGATGACACGTTAGAGATTTTTATTGATAGCGATGCCTCAGGCGGCGATCATCAGTTTAACCACAGTGCATTTGCGTACCATATTGGCCTAGACAATCAGGCGGCTGATTATGGTCCAGACAAACAAGCTCACTTGTATACGTCGCATTTAAAAAGTCGTTGGCAGCGCAGTAGTGATGCGCCTTACAACGTGATTTGGGAGGTGGCGATTAAGCTGTATCCTAATGATTTTAAAGAAGGTCAGGAAGATAAGCCTTTATTGCTAACGCCGAATAAAATGATTGGTTTTATGCTCGCCTATTGCGATAACGATGGCAGCCCAGTAAGAGAGCATTTTATGGGTTCTCATGAGATCACCCCGGTTAACGGCGATAAAAACAGAGGCTTTATTGATGCTAGTGCCTTTGGCCGTATGACTCTTAAACGTTAG
- a CDS encoding GDYXXLXY domain-containing protein encodes MTSNNNTLLNSRQLSKRSLWAIIAALVILALINYKIFTQEQLLANGEVILFELAPVDPRSLMQGDYMALNYDIARVVSQSVNQHSSTQNNHDGLFIVTLDKHRVAQFDGLYNGDALTPTQRLIQYRVRDGSIKLASNAFFFQEGRAADFEQSKYGEFRVNQAGQLLLSNMIDKDFKRI; translated from the coding sequence ATGACATCGAATAACAACACCTTGCTTAATTCTCGCCAGCTAAGTAAGCGGTCACTATGGGCAATTATTGCGGCATTAGTAATACTCGCACTCATTAACTACAAGATATTTACACAAGAACAACTATTAGCCAATGGCGAAGTCATACTGTTTGAACTGGCCCCTGTCGATCCACGCTCCCTAATGCAAGGCGATTACATGGCGCTAAATTATGACATCGCGAGAGTGGTTAGCCAGTCAGTTAATCAGCACTCAAGCACGCAAAATAACCATGATGGTTTGTTTATTGTGACACTCGACAAACATCGCGTCGCCCAGTTCGATGGCCTCTACAATGGTGATGCCTTAACCCCAACCCAGCGATTGATTCAATATCGCGTCCGTGACGGCAGTATTAAACTGGCCAGTAATGCTTTTTTCTTTCAAGAAGGTCGAGCAGCAGACTTTGAACAATCAAAATATGGCGAGTTTAGAGTTAATCAAGCAGGACAATTACTACTCAGTAATATGATAGATAAAGACTTTAAGCGCATATAG
- a CDS encoding DUF4401 domain-containing protein, with the protein MSNLSSSNTLWQSLFNKGLVTTDIAPQAMLSSPWYIIAAQIIGGWIAALFLLAFVLLSASSVSDITESSFISFGLVLSLGCLAYYRLGENRQEFILQMVFAFSLCGQIMLLFGTFESLEDSNETLIAVIYAATFAIHWIVIPHKANQFVAAFGMVPSLLAILAINHLSLLILPLLVLSSVVIWSQIYRWPQHYQRIRMLGYAVAIGLLLVNVMLFELDDIIDQPSFLMTFNASINDYIAIAISLLSALWLINQIFNQLAPNNQTNQAKASHTRSKRMVILAAILISLLSIVMSGLSASLLMLLLGYFYNERKLVILSVCALLAFISLYYYSLHIDLFDKSLWLMASGTVLLLLRLAMNTKAKDCTKNSVENTVASGVENGSKNGAENNDEVGLMAPTADTEDVNDVIETAPATRVQNKEQP; encoded by the coding sequence ATGAGTAACCTCAGTTCGAGTAACACATTATGGCAATCGCTGTTTAATAAAGGGCTGGTAACCACGGATATTGCACCACAGGCCATGCTAAGCAGTCCTTGGTATATCATTGCCGCACAAATTATTGGAGGCTGGATTGCAGCGCTGTTTTTATTGGCGTTTGTATTGCTGAGTGCATCTTCGGTAAGCGATATTACCGAATCATCATTTATCAGTTTTGGTCTTGTGCTAAGCCTAGGCTGCTTGGCATATTATCGACTTGGCGAAAATCGCCAAGAGTTTATCCTGCAGATGGTGTTCGCATTTAGTCTATGCGGACAAATAATGTTGCTTTTTGGCACCTTCGAAAGCCTAGAAGACAGCAACGAGACCCTAATCGCGGTGATTTATGCCGCCACCTTTGCCATTCACTGGATAGTCATCCCTCACAAAGCAAACCAATTTGTTGCTGCGTTCGGTATGGTCCCCAGCCTATTAGCTATTTTAGCCATCAACCACTTATCGCTACTTATATTGCCATTGTTAGTACTAAGTTCAGTCGTTATCTGGTCACAAATTTACCGATGGCCACAACATTATCAACGTATCAGAATGTTAGGTTACGCAGTTGCCATCGGTTTGCTACTGGTTAATGTCATGCTGTTTGAATTAGATGACATAATAGATCAGCCTAGTTTTTTGATGACATTTAACGCCAGCATTAATGACTATATCGCTATCGCCATCAGCTTGTTATCAGCGCTGTGGCTCATTAATCAAATCTTTAACCAGCTAGCGCCCAACAACCAAACCAACCAAGCTAAGGCTTCGCATACTCGCAGTAAGCGAATGGTGATCCTTGCTGCAATATTAATCAGTTTACTTTCAATAGTCATGAGCGGATTAAGCGCCTCGCTACTCATGTTATTGCTGGGCTATTTCTATAACGAACGCAAATTAGTGATCCTTTCGGTGTGTGCCCTACTCGCCTTTATCAGCCTGTATTACTACTCACTCCACATAGACTTGTTTGATAAATCATTGTGGTTAATGGCCAGTGGCACAGTACTATTACTGCTCAGATTGGCCATGAACACTAAAGCCAAAGATTGCACCAAAAATAGCGTCGAAAATACTGTTGCTAGTGGTGTTGAAAATGGTTCTAAAAATGGGGCTGAAAATAATGATGAAGTTGGATTGATGGCTCCAACAGCGGATACAGAAGACGTTAACGATGTAATTGAAACGGCTCCAGCAACAAGAGTACAAAATAAGGAGCAACCATAA
- a CDS encoding DUF2157 domain-containing protein: MMTQKRSTIWQWFIDGKIEPVNVKAAMIVAYPHPTANKWQLLIANILLYLGVLLLGAGVIFFMAFNWDALSHLNKFAIVETLFALFIGGFYLANRARKKSSLQADGQHVLHDQHNQHIQQTYGCSLANAMLLGASIMLGALLALVGQTYQTGADPWQLFAIWAVLILPFAYIAGFDLLWLLVVVLLNVSLGLYLQSFASVFSFLLEDIQQIAIFGLVNLVIHLTFSLAKRCKWRVQLHFNCPMVEASSLLASVSGFTWLIIWVIFDFNYHYDSNEYVAYYALVYLVTMVSLFVWYRYRSPALYPLTLVLTSVSAAIISLLSSELFETSDTIAAFFIMGIVVVGLTSGCLYWLKKWHQQFDEMTMLTDNNASNSDVKKEGTAHE; this comes from the coding sequence ATGATGACTCAAAAGCGTTCAACCATATGGCAGTGGTTTATAGACGGTAAAATAGAGCCTGTTAATGTTAAAGCCGCAATGATAGTGGCTTACCCTCACCCAACAGCGAATAAATGGCAGCTATTAATCGCCAATATATTACTCTATCTCGGGGTTTTATTACTTGGCGCTGGGGTGATATTTTTCATGGCGTTTAACTGGGATGCGTTGTCGCACCTCAATAAGTTTGCCATAGTCGAAACCCTATTTGCCCTGTTTATTGGCGGATTTTATCTCGCTAACCGCGCCCGTAAAAAATCATCTTTACAGGCCGACGGCCAACATGTTCTACATGATCAACACAACCAACATATTCAACAGACTTATGGCTGTAGCCTAGCCAATGCAATGTTACTTGGAGCCAGTATTATGCTCGGGGCATTACTGGCGTTGGTGGGGCAAACCTATCAAACAGGCGCCGATCCTTGGCAACTGTTTGCCATTTGGGCGGTGTTAATTCTACCCTTTGCTTACATCGCAGGTTTTGATCTGTTGTGGTTATTGGTGGTGGTATTACTCAACGTCAGCCTAGGGTTATATCTTCAATCCTTTGCTTCTGTATTTAGTTTTCTACTTGAAGACATTCAACAAATTGCTATTTTCGGCTTAGTTAACTTAGTCATTCATCTAACATTTTCCTTAGCTAAACGCTGTAAATGGCGCGTACAATTGCATTTTAATTGCCCCATGGTAGAAGCTAGTAGTTTACTTGCTAGCGTAAGCGGATTCACCTGGCTAATCATTTGGGTCATTTTTGACTTTAATTACCATTACGACTCCAACGAATATGTTGCCTATTATGCGCTAGTGTACCTAGTCACTATGGTCAGCTTATTTGTTTGGTACCGTTATCGTTCACCCGCCTTATATCCACTCACATTGGTATTAACCAGCGTGAGTGCCGCTATAATATCGCTACTATCAAGTGAGTTATTCGAAACTAGCGATACCATTGCAGCGTTTTTTATCATGGGCATAGTGGTTGTAGGCCTAACCAGTGGCTGTTTATATTGGCTAAAAAAATGGCACCAACAATTTGATGAAATGACGATGCTTACGGATAATAACGCGAGCAATAGTGATGTTAAAAAAGAGGGAACCGCTCATGAGTAA
- a CDS encoding DUF3297 family protein yields the protein MNDTTAKPALPDRLSVNPRSPHHVEAIFEHEIGILFNGKERNDVEEYCISEGWIKVASHKALDRRGQPLTMTVKGKIEAFYK from the coding sequence ATGAACGACACTACAGCTAAACCTGCTTTACCTGATCGCCTTAGCGTTAATCCACGTAGCCCACATCATGTGGAAGCCATTTTCGAACACGAAATTGGCATTTTGTTTAATGGTAAAGAGCGTAATGATGTCGAAGAATATTGCATCAGCGAAGGCTGGATAAAAGTCGCATCGCACAAAGCATTAGATCGTCGCGGTCAACCGCTTACGATGACAGTAAAAGGTAAGATTGAAGCTTTCTATAAATAG